The Streptococcus sanguinis genomic sequence TCAGCTTTAAAGCAGAACGTGAAATCGGTAACGATCTCTTAACAGTAGAAAACCTTTCTGTCAAGATAGACGGAGAAACTATTCTTGATAATATTAACTTCATTTTACGTCCTGGCGATAAAACAGCTTTGATTGGCCAAAACGACATCCAAACAACAGCTTTGATTCGTGCTTTGATGGGTGATATTGAGTATGAAGGAACTGTCAAGTGGGGTGTCACAACCAGTCAATCTTACCTGCCAAAAGATAATTCTCGTGACTTTGCTAGTGGTGAATCAATCCTTGACTGGCTGCGTCAATTTGCTAGCAAAGAAGAGGATGACAACACCTTCCTTCGAGGATTCCTTGGGCGCATGCTTTTCTCTGGAGATGAGGTTAACAAGTCTGTCAATGTCTTGTCAGGAGGAGAAAAAGTTCGGGTTATGTTATCTAAGCTGATGTTGCTCAAATCCAACGTTTTGGTATTAGATGATCCAACAAATCACTTGGATTTGGAATCAATCTCCAGCCTAAATGATGGATTGAAAAACTTCAAAGGATCCATTATTTTTGCCAGTCATGACCATGAATTTATTCAAACATTGGCCAACCATATCATTGTCCTGTCTAAAAATGGCGTCATTGACCGTATTGACGAAACCTATGATGAATTCTTGGAAAATCAAGAAGTTCAGGCAAAAGTCAAGGAACTTTGGAAAGATTAATTCCTTGTCAATTTACGTTTACAAAGCTTTACAGAGGCATGAAACAGCGTTTCTGCCTCTTTCTATATAAGAAATATGAATCACATTAAAGAATATTTTAAAAAAAATTGGCCTTATTTTTGCGCCTTCTTTCTTCCATTTTTCATCATGTTCTTTGTCTACTTGATGTACGGAATATACTGGAATAGCGAAACGTCTCCCTTGCTTGGTGACGGCTTTCATCAGTATGTCATTTTTGACACTAACCTAAGAAATATCCTTCATGGCACAGATAGTATTTTCTATACTTTCTCCAGTGGACTTGGGCAGAATTTCTATGCTTTATCCAGTTATTATTTAGGTAGCTTCTTATCTCCCTTGGTTTATTTCTTTGATTTGAAATCAATGCCAGATGCCGTCTATCTATTTACCTTAATTAAGTTTGGATTAATTGGACTCTCTACCTTTATCAGTATCAAAGGAATATTTAAAAAGATTCCAGATTTACTCATCATCACTCTTTCAACCTCATTTTCTTTAATGAGTTTTTCAGTCAGTCAATTGGAAATTAAAACCTGGTTGGATGTGTTTATCCTTACACCTTTAATTATTCTAGGTTTACATAGGTTGATAACTGGAAAAGGAAGAGTACTATACTTTACAACACTGTCAATTCTCTTCATCCAAAATTATTATTTTGGATATATGATGGCAATCTTTTTGGTCTTTTGGTACCTTCTTCAATTATTTTGGGATTTCAAAAATAGAATTAAAAGTTTACTTGACTTTACAATCGTATCTGCTTTAGCAGGTCTGACTAGCCTCATCATGATTCTGCCAACTTACCTAGACATAAGTACTCATGGTGAAACCTTGACAAAAGTTTCTTCTTTGCTGACAGAAAAAAGTTGGTTCTTAGATGTGTTTGCTAAAAATTTTATTGGCAGTTTTGATACAACCAAGTATGGTTCTATCCCTATGATTTATGTCGGCACCTTCCCCTTGATTCTGGCTATCTTATTTTTCACCTTAAAATCTGTTAAGTTTCACGTGAAACTTTGCTACTTTTTACTCATTGCAATTTTCATAGCTAGTTTTTATCTTCAATATTTAGACTTACTTTGGCAGGGAATGCATGCTCCGAACATGTTTCTTCACCGTTATTCTTGGCTATTTTCTCTGGTAGTTATCTATATGGCTGCTGAGACTTTAAATCGTTGGAAAGACGTGAAATTGATTAATGTTGCCATTAGTTTCACTTTGCTCAGTCTCGGATTCATTATGACGTTTATTCAGAGAAAACATTATGACTTTTTGGGTCCTGAGAATTATATTCTAACATTAGAATTTCTGCTGGCTTATCTCTTGATTAGCTTTGTCTTAGCAAAATCTTCTATTCAACCAAAAATCATTCTCCCTGTCTTGCTCTTCTTTGTTACTTTTGAATTGTCGCTTAATTCCTATTATCAAGTTGGAGGAATTGCTAAAGAATGGGTATTTGCCACTCGTTCATCTTATTCTAGTCACCTTGACGAGATTGACAAGCTTGTCAATTATTCCAAAAAGGAAAATATTGACTTTTTTAGAACTGAAAGATTGAATCCACAAACAGGAAATGACAGTATGAAATTCAACTACAATGGAATTTCCCAGTTCTCATCTGTTCGAAATACTCAGGCAAGTTCTACTTTAGATAAACTTGGTTTTAAATCAGCAGGAACAAATCTGAATCTCCGTTATCAAAACAATAGTATTTTAATGGACAGTATTTTTGGTGTTCGCTACAATCTATCTGAAACAGATCCTCAAAAATTTGGTTTTCTTCCAGAGAAAAGTGAAAAAGAAATGTCTCTCTATCAAAATGATGCTGCACTTGGTTTAGCTTTTCTGACCAATGATGTTTACCAGGATGTCAAGTTTACAAATTTGACTTTAGATAATCAGACAGAATTTTTGAATCAATTGACTGGCTTTGATTTTAAATATTATAATAAAGTAGAAGCTATAACTACTAATGAAAATGTCAAGCAAATTGGTAACAGAGTGACTGTGGATGTTGACAGAGAACATAATACAAGCTTTGCTAGTGTAATCTATACTGTCAATGTACCTGCTAACAGTCAACTATATGTTAATGTTGCTGGGATTGATTTTAGTAATGATGATCAGACAGATGTTGACATTACTGTCAATAACTTTACAGAACGTTATACAACTAATAATGTTTTTCCTTTCTTTAATGCTGGATATTTCAGTCAAAGTCAAACAGTATCTATTCGCTTTACATTCCCAGATAATTCAAC encodes the following:
- a CDS encoding YfhO family protein encodes the protein MNHIKEYFKKNWPYFCAFFLPFFIMFFVYLMYGIYWNSETSPLLGDGFHQYVIFDTNLRNILHGTDSIFYTFSSGLGQNFYALSSYYLGSFLSPLVYFFDLKSMPDAVYLFTLIKFGLIGLSTFISIKGIFKKIPDLLIITLSTSFSLMSFSVSQLEIKTWLDVFILTPLIILGLHRLITGKGRVLYFTTLSILFIQNYYFGYMMAIFLVFWYLLQLFWDFKNRIKSLLDFTIVSALAGLTSLIMILPTYLDISTHGETLTKVSSLLTEKSWFLDVFAKNFIGSFDTTKYGSIPMIYVGTFPLILAILFFTLKSVKFHVKLCYFLLIAIFIASFYLQYLDLLWQGMHAPNMFLHRYSWLFSLVVIYMAAETLNRWKDVKLINVAISFTLLSLGFIMTFIQRKHYDFLGPENYILTLEFLLAYLLISFVLAKSSIQPKIILPVLLFFVTFELSLNSYYQVGGIAKEWVFATRSSYSSHLDEIDKLVNYSKKENIDFFRTERLNPQTGNDSMKFNYNGISQFSSVRNTQASSTLDKLGFKSAGTNLNLRYQNNSILMDSIFGVRYNLSETDPQKFGFLPEKSEKEMSLYQNDAALGLAFLTNDVYQDVKFTNLTLDNQTEFLNQLTGFDFKYYNKVEAITTNENVKQIGNRVTVDVDREHNTSFASVIYTVNVPANSQLYVNVAGIDFSNDDQTDVDITVNNFTERYTTNNVFPFFNAGYFSQSQTVSIRFTFPDNSTVSFDTPEFFAVNTEQYQNVIQKLKEQPVSTTTDLNTVKTNYRAEKDTSLFFSIPYDKGWSATLNGKSVTLKRAQNGFMKLDVKKGEGNVVLTFIPNGLKEGGIAFISGIILFVCYNFLRRKRQRI